One part of the Ziziphus jujuba cultivar Dongzao chromosome 2, ASM3175591v1 genome encodes these proteins:
- the LOC132799151 gene encoding stearoyl-[acyl-carrier-protein] 9-desaturase, chloroplastic-like, with the protein MSQSLNKWPTFSPQPIATSIIPSPKFFMCSALHFSTKEAENLRKTLTNISPQGPKRNDLVAQAPPKENFDEIFKSMEGWARDNILPLLKPAKECWQPQDFLPDASSDGFYDQLRQLQERTKGIPDEYFVVLVGNMITEEALPSYHSRINGTEIFHDKTGVDDTPWAIWARGWSAEENRHGDLLNRYLYLSGRVDMKQVETTIQYLIAAGLDVGIANNPYLWTIYTSFQERQTAIIHGNTARLAKQHGHANLAQICGTIAADEKRHESAYTKMAGKLFELDPNGMLIALAYMMRRRIEMPSHLMYDGFDDHLFKHLTQVVARIGVYNLSEHKAMFQHLMSKWKVEKLNGLSSEGQEAQDYVCGIVQRITRLEEIAPTKATKEAPTVSFSWIFNRKA; encoded by the exons ATGAGTCAATCTCTTAATAAATGGCCAACTTTTTCTCCGCAACCAATCGCCACATCAATAATCCCATCTCCAAAGTTCTTCATGTGCTCCGCGCTTCACTTTAGCACCAA GGAGGCAGAAAATTTGAGAAAGACCTTAACCAACATTAGTCCTCAAGGTCCAAAGAGAAATGATCTCGTAGCTCAAGCTCCACCAAAGGAAAATTTCGATGAAATTTTCAAGTCCATGGAAGGTTGGGCTAGGGACAACATTTTACCATTGTTGAAACCAGCCAAAGAATGTTGGCAACCTCAAGATTTCCTTCCAGACGCTTCATCAGATGGCTTCTATGACCAACTCAGACAACTTCAAGAAAGAACTAAGGGAATACCCGACGAATACTTTGTGGTCCTTGTTGGGAATATGATCACTGAAGAAGCACTTCCGAGCTACCATTCGCGTATAAACGGAACGGAGATCTTCCACGACAAGACCGGGGTTGATGACACTCCTTGGGCTATTTGGGCAAGAGGCTGGAGTGCTGAAGAAAACAGGCATGGTGATCTCCTTAACAGGTATCTTTATCTCTCTGGCCGAGTTGATATGAAGCAAGTTGAGACTACCATTCAATATCTTATTGCTGCTGGACTG GATGTGGGCATTGCAAATAATCCATACCTATGGACCATTTACACATCCTTCCAAGAAAGGCAAACGGCTATAATTCATGGGAACACAGCTAGGCTGGCCAAGCAGCATGGACATGCAAATCTTGCCCAAATATGTGGGACTATTGCTGCCGACGAGAAACGCCATGAAAGTGCTTATACCAAAATGGCTGGGAAGCTTTTCGAGCTAGATCCGAATGGGATGCTCATAGCATTAGCATACATGATGAGGAGGAGAATCGAGATGCCTTCTCATTTAATGTATGATGGGTTTGATGATCATCTTTTCAAGCATTTAACCCAAGTTGTGGCACGTATAGGGGTGTATAATTTGTCCGAACACAAAGCCATGTTTCAGCATTTGATGAGTAAATGGAAAGTTGAGAAGCTCAACGGGCTTTCTAGTGAAGGGCAAGAAGCTCAGGATTATGTTTGTGGGATAGTTCAGAGGATTACAAGGCTGGAAGAAATAGCTCCGACTAAGGCGACCAAAGAAGCTCCCACGGTCTCTTTCAGTTGGATTTTCAATAGAAAAgcctag